A DNA window from Haliovirga abyssi contains the following coding sequences:
- a CDS encoding desulfoferrodoxin, translated as MAKKLEVYKCEVCGNIVEVLHGGAGELVCCGKPMVLQEEKMADSSTEKHVPFIEELENGYKVKVGETTAHPMTEEHYIEWIELLIDGKAYREFLNPGDAPEAIFYVEKGKAVSAREYCTLHGLWKG; from the coding sequence ATGGCAAAGAAATTAGAAGTGTACAAATGTGAAGTATGTGGAAATATTGTAGAGGTGTTACATGGTGGAGCAGGAGAATTAGTTTGTTGTGGAAAACCAATGGTATTACAGGAAGAAAAGATGGCAGATTCTTCAACTGAAAAACATGTACCATTTATAGAAGAATTAGAAAATGGGTATAAAGTAAAAGTGGGAGAAACTACAGCACATCCAATGACGGAAGAACATTATATAGAATGGATAGAATTATTAATAGATGGAAAAGCATATAGAGAATTTTTAAATCCTGGGGATGCTCCAGAGGCTATATTTTATGTAGAAAAAGGAAAAGCTGTATCAGCAAGAGAATATTGTACTTTACACGGATTGTGGAAAGGGTAA
- a CDS encoding response regulator transcription factor, giving the protein MKILIIEDSKLVSLLIKEMLINEGYKIITAKTGLEGLERIKEDKPNLILLDKGLPDIDGLDICKEIYNKLDKYGNIPIIIISGMSGEEIEEESLMSGAIDFIEKPIDMKKLKLKIRNIKSLMINFKNKIKIENNFIEYYSLKINQSSREIYYENKNVNLERKEYELLVYLTKNRDKIKFREELMNEIWGSDYIKGTDRVIDTCICKLRNKIPILKNNLKTLRGVGYVLKSKN; this is encoded by the coding sequence ATGAAAATATTAATAATAGAAGATAGTAAACTTGTAAGTTTATTAATTAAAGAGATGTTAATAAATGAAGGGTATAAAATAATAACAGCAAAAACAGGATTAGAAGGATTAGAAAGAATAAAAGAGGATAAACCTAATTTGATATTACTTGATAAAGGATTGCCTGATATAGATGGGCTAGATATTTGTAAAGAAATATATAATAAACTAGATAAATATGGAAATATACCAATAATAATAATTAGTGGAATGAGCGGAGAAGAGATAGAAGAAGAGAGTTTAATGTCAGGAGCAATAGATTTTATAGAAAAGCCAATTGATATGAAAAAATTGAAATTAAAGATAAGAAATATAAAAAGTTTGATGATTAATTTTAAAAATAAAATTAAAATAGAAAATAATTTTATTGAATACTATAGTTTAAAGATAAATCAGAGTAGTAGAGAAATTTATTATGAAAATAAAAATGTGAATTTAGAAAGAAAAGAATATGAATTATTAGTTTATCTAACTAAAAATAGAGATAAAATAAAATTTAGAGAAGAATTAATGAATGAAATTTGGGGCAGTGATTATATAAAAGGAACTGATAGAGTAATTGATACATGTATTTGTAAATTACGGAATAAAATACCAATTTTAAAAAATAACTTAAAAACATTAAGAGGAGTTGGTTATGTATTAAAAAGTAAAAATTAA
- a CDS encoding AAA family ATPase, whose protein sequence is MKKNKKRLPIGDSNFKSIIEEDYYYVDKSMLIKEVIESGRVVLITRPRRFGKTLNQYMLKYFFDIEENNEHLFKNLKIYEEKEIIDKYMNRYPVIFMSLKSLDALNLDDMLAMFKEVIAKLYREYEDYILNSNILKEEEKLIYKNILRKEAKIDEYKYSLKDLLRYVSNYYGEKVMLIIDEYDAPILSAYRNGYYREFMDIFKIFLSEGLKDNIYLEKSVLTGILRVAKESIFSGLNNLKVSTILTNLFNDKFGLLEGEVRELLEYYELDYEEEEVIKWYDGYNFGGMEIYNPFSIINLADENGEIKPYWVNTSSNYLIKELIRKGSATVKEKIEILISGGTIWSRIEEDLVYDDLNQGRESSIWTLFLFSGYLKSINKKEENDEEYYELAIPNRETIRFYKRVVLNLLEEKEIKLENIFNILLLGKIKTFKNEFKNIVMDSISYFDVTSKEPERFYHGLVLGMIVDLRSKYIVKSNRESGLGRADVLLIPRNKNEKGIIIEFKKLSLDDDKNLLESAISGLKQIEDKKYEEEIKSYGVKDVIKVGIAFQGKDVEIASSYDNIEELRSEYRKLEESKKDKNRLSENEKIALNLLNSGVDTEIVAKSTGIAIERVMELRRGDND, encoded by the coding sequence TTGAAAAAAAATAAAAAGAGATTACCAATAGGAGATAGCAATTTTAAGTCAATAATAGAAGAAGATTATTATTATGTAGATAAAAGTATGTTAATAAAAGAGGTAATAGAGAGTGGAAGGGTTGTATTAATAACAAGACCGAGAAGATTTGGAAAAACATTAAATCAATATATGCTAAAATATTTTTTTGATATAGAGGAAAATAATGAACATCTATTTAAAAATTTAAAGATATATGAAGAAAAAGAGATAATAGATAAATATATGAATAGATACCCAGTTATATTTATGAGTTTAAAAAGTTTAGATGCATTAAATTTAGATGATATGTTAGCTATGTTTAAAGAAGTAATAGCTAAATTATATAGAGAATATGAGGATTATATATTAAATTCAAATATATTAAAAGAAGAAGAAAAACTAATATATAAAAATATATTAAGAAAAGAAGCAAAAATAGATGAATATAAATATAGCTTAAAAGATTTATTAAGATATGTAAGTAATTATTATGGGGAAAAAGTAATGCTGATAATAGATGAATATGATGCACCAATATTATCAGCATATAGAAATGGATATTATAGAGAGTTTATGGATATATTTAAAATATTTTTAAGTGAAGGGTTAAAAGATAATATATATTTAGAAAAAAGTGTATTAACAGGAATACTTCGAGTAGCAAAAGAGAGTATATTTAGTGGATTAAATAATTTAAAAGTCTCAACAATATTAACTAATCTATTTAACGATAAATTTGGATTATTAGAAGGAGAAGTAAGAGAGTTATTAGAGTATTATGAATTGGATTATGAAGAGGAAGAAGTAATAAAATGGTATGATGGATATAACTTTGGAGGAATGGAGATATATAATCCATTTTCAATAATAAATTTAGCAGATGAAAATGGGGAGATAAAACCGTATTGGGTAAATACAAGTAGTAATTATCTAATAAAAGAGTTAATAAGAAAAGGAAGTGCAACTGTAAAAGAGAAAATAGAGATATTAATATCTGGAGGAACAATTTGGAGTAGAATAGAGGAAGATTTGGTATATGATGACTTAAATCAAGGTAGAGAGAGTAGTATATGGACACTATTTCTATTTAGTGGATATTTAAAAAGCATAAATAAGAAAGAGGAAAATGATGAGGAGTATTATGAATTAGCAATTCCAAATAGAGAAACAATAAGATTTTATAAAAGAGTTGTACTGAATTTATTGGAAGAGAAGGAGATAAAATTAGAAAATATATTTAATATATTGTTGTTGGGGAAAATAAAGACATTTAAAAATGAATTTAAAAATATAGTAATGGATAGTATAAGTTATTTTGATGTTACAAGCAAAGAACCAGAAAGATTTTATCATGGATTAGTATTGGGAATGATAGTTGATTTAAGAAGTAAGTATATAGTGAAAAGTAATAGAGAGAGTGGATTAGGAAGAGCTGATGTATTGTTAATACCAAGAAATAAAAATGAAAAAGGGATAATAATAGAATTTAAAAAATTGTCATTAGATGATGACAAAAACTTATTAGAGAGTGCTATATCAGGCTTAAAACAGATAGAAGATAAGAAATATGAAGAAGAGATAAAAAGTTATGGAGTAAAAGATGTAATAAAAGTAGGGATAGCATTTCAAGGAAAAGATGTAGAGATAGCAAGTAGTTACGATAATATAGAGGAGTTAAGAAGCGAGTACAGGAAATTAGAAGAGTCAAAAAAAGATAAAAATAGATTAAGTGAAAATGAAAAGATAGCGTTAAATTTATTAAATAGTGGAGTTGATACAGAGATTGTGGCAAAATCAACTGGAATTGCAATTGAAAGAGTTATGGAGTTGAGAAGAGGAGATAATGATTAA
- a CDS encoding FprA family A-type flavoprotein has protein sequence MKAVEMKKGIYWVGGIDWDIRNFHGYLTQRGTTYNAYLIIDEKITLVDTTKYYLVDELLERVSSIVDPSKIDYVISNHVEMDHSGGLPRVMEIAKNATLVTAPNGAKGLAKHYDTSSWNIKTVSTGDKLELGKRSIEFILTPMVHWPDNMVGYMPEEKILFSNDSFGQHIASSERFDDEFPSEIIIEEAKKYYANIVMSYGMQVGRELKEASGLDIEMIAPSHGLIFRKHVKEIIDSYVKWSSNIVGKKALIVYDTMWGSTKKMAYALQDAFEEKGYMTSMKNLQNNHISDIITEVLDVEYICVGSPTLNNNMLPTVASFLTYLKGLTPKNRKAIAFGSYGWGGQSVAQIEQYLSDSKFDIKLSKRLLYIPSEENLEELKEELKKLL, from the coding sequence ATGAAAGCCGTTGAGATGAAAAAAGGCATTTATTGGGTAGGTGGAATTGATTGGGATATTAGAAATTTTCATGGATACCTTACTCAAAGAGGAACAACTTATAATGCTTATTTAATAATAGATGAAAAAATAACTTTGGTTGATACTACAAAATATTATTTAGTAGATGAATTATTAGAAAGAGTTTCATCAATAGTTGATCCATCTAAAATTGATTATGTAATATCTAATCATGTAGAAATGGACCATTCTGGAGGATTGCCTCGTGTAATGGAGATAGCTAAAAATGCTACTCTAGTAACAGCACCAAATGGAGCAAAAGGATTAGCTAAACATTATGACACAAGTAGTTGGAATATAAAAACAGTTTCAACTGGTGATAAACTTGAATTAGGAAAAAGAAGTATAGAATTTATTCTTACACCAATGGTACATTGGCCTGATAATATGGTAGGATATATGCCAGAAGAAAAGATTTTATTCTCTAATGATTCTTTTGGACAACATATAGCTAGTTCTGAAAGATTTGATGATGAATTTCCTAGTGAAATTATAATAGAAGAAGCAAAAAAATATTATGCTAATATTGTAATGTCATATGGAATGCAAGTTGGAAGAGAATTAAAAGAAGCTTCAGGATTAGATATAGAGATGATAGCACCAAGTCATGGATTGATATTTAGAAAACATGTAAAAGAGATAATAGATAGTTATGTAAAATGGTCTTCAAATATTGTAGGGAAAAAAGCTTTGATTGTATATGATACAATGTGGGGTTCTACAAAAAAAATGGCATATGCACTGCAAGATGCTTTTGAAGAAAAGGGATATATGACTTCTATGAAAAATTTACAAAATAATCATATTTCAGATATTATAACTGAAGTTTTAGATGTAGAATATATTTGTGTAGGATCTCCTACTTTAAATAATAATATGTTACCTACAGTAGCTTCATTTCTTACATATTTGAAAGGGCTTACACCTAAAAATAGGAAAGCAATAGCTTTTGGTTCTTATGGATGGGGAGGTCAAAGTGTAGCTCAGATAGAACAATATTTATCTGATTCTAAATTTGATATAAAGTTAAGCAAGAGATTATTATATATACCAAGTGAAGAAAATTTAGAAGAATTAAAAGAAGAGTTGAAAAAATTATTATAA
- a CDS encoding ferritin, with translation MNKRVEEVLNVQINREIYSSYLYLSMSAYFNATGLKGMANWTKIQYQEELSHAMKMFDYVNERGGRVILEQIERPAIEWTSPLDVFEGVLSHEEYITKNINELMSIATEEKDYATVNFLQWFVGEQVEEEANVNEILDQLNLIGDNKMGLVMLDKELVQRVFVDPTLNI, from the coding sequence ATGAATAAAAGAGTAGAAGAAGTATTAAACGTACAAATAAATAGAGAGATATATTCTTCATATTTATATCTTTCAATGTCAGCTTATTTTAATGCAACAGGATTAAAAGGTATGGCAAATTGGACAAAAATTCAATATCAAGAAGAGTTGTCACATGCTATGAAAATGTTTGATTATGTAAACGAAAGAGGCGGAAGAGTAATATTAGAGCAAATAGAAAGACCAGCTATAGAATGGACTTCTCCATTAGATGTATTTGAAGGAGTATTAAGTCATGAAGAATATATAACAAAAAATATAAACGAATTGATGTCTATAGCAACAGAAGAAAAAGATTATGCTACAGTTAACTTTTTACAATGGTTTGTAGGGGAACAAGTAGAAGAAGAAGCTAATGTAAATGAGATATTGGATCAATTGAATTTAATTGGAGATAATAAAATGGGATTAGTTATGTTAGATAAAGAATTAGTACAAAGAGTATTTGTAGATCCTACATTGAACATTTAA
- a CDS encoding DUF5673 domain-containing protein, with the protein MKISFTYFINHFSILNLIPLTIIQRNKNSSIIINDKGIYLPEIFIKMEDIKEYNIKNSKLEIKLLNSREKYYVNILRKNEKEVENILNDFICKK; encoded by the coding sequence TTGAAAATTAGTTTTACATATTTTATTAATCATTTTTCTATTTTAAATTTAATACCTTTAACAATTATTCAAAGGAATAAAAATTCATCAATAATTATAAATGATAAAGGAATATATTTACCTGAAATATTTATAAAAATGGAAGATATTAAAGAATATAATATAAAAAATAGTAAGTTAGAGATCAAATTATTAAATTCTCGAGAGAAATATTATGTTAATATATTGAGAAAAAATGAAAAAGAAGTAGAAAATATATTAAATGACTTTATTTGTAAAAAATAA
- the rd gene encoding rubredoxin encodes MKKYVCVVCGYVYDPEVGDADAGVAEGTAFENLPEDWVCPVCGVDKDQFEEA; translated from the coding sequence ATGAAAAAATATGTATGTGTAGTATGTGGATATGTGTATGACCCAGAAGTAGGAGATGCAGATGCAGGAGTAGCAGAAGGTACAGCATTTGAAAATTTACCAGAAGATTGGGTATGTCCAGTATGCGGAGTAGATAAAGACCAATTTGAGGAGGCTTAA
- a CDS encoding DDE-type integrase/transposase/recombinase, with the protein MPKYVYTLLKIIAIQQKLIIALMIFALGKKFEFLNSKSDDKPIDKKYHRLIVDKMPIFKKIVKFDYKILLEQYQLKHNKPLKPIKRRKESSVPKSLICPICGAPHIYIYDNNGHKGQFKCKICNTNFHEKNHFAKFVVFKCPHCGKTLEKIKERKDFFVHKCTNKKCSFYLKNLQKMDADERKIYKNDPSKFKLHYIYREFTFDFNSLDKDSLVPIPSDLSKIQVSPYTLGLILSYNINFGISARKTANLLKEIHGINISYQSILNYAKAVATNVKPIIDNYPYKLSDSICGDETYTKVLGKWKYIFFFFDTKKKIILSHYTSSSRDTKSACKALIDVISKYRELPEDFQVIVDGNPIYLLAQQFFAQHDINFNVEQVIGLTNKDKVSKKFRPLKQIIERLNRTFKENYHYTNGYNSHSGAFTSVTLFTAYFNFLRPHSSLENNVPVVIPELTDLPNMPARWGKLIELSQYFIPEKHIA; encoded by the coding sequence ATGCCAAAATATGTGTACACTTTGCTGAAAATTATTGCCATTCAACAAAAATTAATTATTGCTTTAATGATCTTTGCTCTAGGTAAAAAATTCGAGTTTCTTAATTCTAAATCTGATGATAAACCCATCGATAAAAAATACCATAGACTCATTGTTGATAAAATGCCTATTTTTAAAAAAATTGTTAAATTTGACTATAAAATACTTCTTGAACAATACCAACTTAAACACAATAAGCCTTTAAAACCCATTAAACGCAGAAAAGAAAGCTCCGTTCCCAAAAGCTTGATTTGCCCCATTTGTGGTGCTCCTCATATATATATTTATGATAACAACGGACATAAAGGTCAATTTAAATGTAAAATATGCAATACCAATTTCCATGAAAAAAATCACTTTGCAAAATTTGTTGTTTTTAAATGTCCTCATTGTGGCAAAACTCTTGAAAAAATTAAGGAGCGTAAAGATTTCTTCGTCCACAAATGTACAAATAAAAAATGCTCTTTTTATTTGAAAAATCTACAAAAAATGGATGCTGACGAAAGAAAAATTTATAAAAATGATCCTAGTAAATTTAAACTTCATTATATTTATAGAGAATTTACATTTGATTTTAATTCTCTTGATAAAGATTCTCTCGTTCCTATTCCAAGTGATTTATCTAAGATACAAGTTTCTCCTTATACATTAGGGCTTATTCTTTCTTACAATATTAATTTTGGTATCTCTGCAAGAAAAACTGCCAATTTATTAAAAGAAATTCACGGCATCAATATTTCTTATCAATCTATTTTAAATTATGCTAAAGCTGTCGCCACCAATGTTAAACCTATTATTGACAATTATCCCTATAAACTTTCTGACTCCATTTGTGGTGATGAAACTTACACTAAAGTCCTTGGTAAATGGAAATATATTTTCTTTTTCTTTGATACTAAGAAAAAAATTATTTTATCTCATTATACTTCTTCTTCAAGAGATACTAAATCTGCTTGCAAAGCTCTTATTGATGTTATTAGCAAGTATAGGGAGCTCCCTGAAGACTTCCAAGTCATTGTTGATGGCAACCCCATATACTTGCTAGCACAACAATTCTTTGCTCAACACGACATTAATTTTAACGTTGAACAAGTCATCGGTTTAACTAATAAAGATAAAGTTTCTAAAAAATTTAGGCCTCTTAAACAAATTATTGAAAGACTGAACAGAACCTTTAAAGAAAATTATCATTATACTAACGGTTACAATTCTCATTCTGGCGCTTTTACTTCTGTTACTTTATTTACAGCGTATTTTAATTTCCTTCGGCCTCATTCTTCTTTGGAAAATAACGTACCTGTTGTTATTCCTGAACTTACTGATTTACCCAACATGCCTGCTCGTTGGGGTAAACTTATTGAGTTATCTCAATATTTTATTCCTGAAAAACATATAGCATAA
- a CDS encoding DUF1611 domain-containing protein, which translates to MKKVCIYPFNKVTHGLVRFKEMLDFEITSIIDFNFDIGKDAGEMVNGKKIGVKITDNVEKALETVDTLILNDPGIPMKNFEEFYESKNLREKWLDLIKVANLKNIKIISTFLGVDILKLSNMGIDIDIDCLERKKINQFVTKVLGYKKKSNNKKIQKIGIFGTKSCIGKFTAQMNLYKELSESEKVDIILTEPTGRYFKKPQIANMKIGYKETEEYLKALIKEYEYKGIEYLIFADQGGVGNTDNLEWSLSKITLLKGLMPDKYILVAGYDDDMEIRKAIDLIKIYTDLEKPFAILLPDKIEKSYGKYEKINEKQIDMRKKQLKDKFEVENVELIKEMYKIKNKLLKNKFYNEAMRGKKIKKAVLYPYNKIARGILRASEELNLWYEITGVIDFDDKIIGQDAKKILNLGEGLIVTDNVEKAICGADTVIFTDSNGIDTKFKYKHEQLKTKEKFSKVMDISLKNKKNIYVIDSDIKPYISKSGEEYLEENNIFAVYPEADITGYNEVIEEKEWEYKIKTPVIGIFGTSPHQGKLTTQLFIKKVLMEKGLKIGHIGTEPSSYLLGCEEMWTNLPKGINSELGLYRYLLKKTDKKGYDCLIVGGQSGITPFKLNVNSNSLTLPSIVCLFVANPDIYILVVNHIDPIEHIKNSINTLEALGKKKVIALVLPDIKAVSKDQWQETIYEKVTLLEMEEKKKELFNKFMLPVIDINNSEDIKILGDIILNKLFI; encoded by the coding sequence ATGAAAAAAGTTTGTATATATCCATTTAATAAAGTAACACATGGTTTGGTTAGATTCAAAGAAATGCTTGATTTTGAAATAACCTCTATAATTGATTTTAATTTTGATATAGGTAAAGATGCAGGAGAGATGGTTAATGGTAAGAAAATTGGTGTAAAAATAACAGATAATGTAGAAAAAGCTTTAGAAACAGTAGATACTTTAATATTGAATGATCCTGGAATTCCTATGAAAAATTTTGAAGAATTTTATGAAAGTAAAAATCTAAGGGAAAAATGGCTCGATTTAATAAAGGTTGCTAATTTAAAAAATATAAAAATTATTAGTACATTTTTAGGTGTTGACATATTGAAGTTATCAAATATGGGAATAGATATAGATATTGATTGTTTAGAACGAAAAAAGATTAATCAATTTGTCACAAAAGTTTTAGGATATAAAAAAAAATCAAATAATAAAAAAATACAAAAAATAGGGATATTTGGGACAAAAAGTTGTATTGGAAAATTTACAGCACAAATGAATTTGTATAAAGAGTTAAGTGAAAGTGAAAAAGTAGATATAATATTAACGGAACCAACAGGGCGTTATTTTAAAAAACCACAAATTGCAAATATGAAAATAGGTTATAAGGAAACAGAAGAATATTTAAAAGCGTTAATAAAAGAATATGAATATAAAGGAATAGAATATTTAATATTTGCAGATCAAGGTGGAGTAGGAAATACAGATAATTTAGAATGGAGTTTAAGTAAAATTACTTTATTAAAAGGATTAATGCCAGATAAATATATTTTAGTAGCAGGATATGATGATGATATGGAGATAAGAAAGGCAATAGATTTAATAAAAATTTATACTGATTTAGAAAAGCCATTTGCGATATTATTACCTGATAAAATAGAAAAAAGTTATGGGAAATATGAAAAAATCAATGAAAAACAAATTGATATGAGAAAAAAACAATTAAAAGATAAATTTGAAGTTGAAAATGTAGAATTAATAAAAGAAATGTATAAAATAAAAAACAAGTTGTTAAAAAATAAATTTTATAATGAAGCTATGAGAGGGAAAAAAATAAAAAAAGCAGTTTTATATCCTTATAATAAAATAGCAAGAGGAATTTTAAGAGCTTCAGAAGAATTAAATTTATGGTATGAAATTACAGGAGTTATAGATTTTGATGATAAAATAATAGGGCAAGATGCTAAAAAAATACTAAATTTAGGAGAAGGATTAATTGTTACAGATAATGTAGAAAAAGCTATTTGTGGAGCAGATACAGTGATATTTACGGATTCAAATGGAATAGATACAAAATTTAAATATAAACATGAGCAATTAAAAACAAAAGAAAAATTTTCTAAAGTTATGGATATTTCTTTGAAAAATAAAAAAAATATATATGTAATTGATTCAGATATAAAACCATATATAAGTAAAAGTGGAGAGGAATATTTAGAAGAAAATAATATTTTTGCAGTTTATCCTGAAGCTGATATTACTGGATATAATGAAGTGATTGAAGAAAAAGAATGGGAATATAAGATAAAAACTCCTGTAATAGGAATTTTTGGAACAAGCCCTCATCAGGGAAAACTAACTACTCAACTATTTATAAAAAAAGTATTAATGGAAAAAGGATTAAAAATAGGTCATATTGGAACTGAACCCTCTTCTTATCTTTTGGGATGTGAAGAGATGTGGACAAATCTTCCTAAAGGAATAAATTCTGAGTTGGGATTATATAGATATCTTTTAAAAAAGACAGATAAAAAAGGATATGATTGTTTAATTGTAGGGGGACAATCAGGAATTACTCCGTTTAAGCTTAATGTAAATTCTAACTCTTTGACCTTACCTTCAATAGTATGTTTATTTGTTGCAAATCCGGATATATATATATTAGTAGTAAATCATATAGATCCTATTGAGCATATAAAAAATTCAATTAATACCTTAGAAGCATTAGGAAAAAAGAAAGTAATTGCTTTAGTTTTGCCAGATATAAAAGCAGTATCTAAAGACCAATGGCAAGAGACTATTTATGAAAAAGTTACATTATTGGAAATGGAAGAAAAAAAGAAAGAGTTATTTAATAAATTTATGTTGCCAGTTATAGATATTAATAATAGTGAGGACATAAAAATATTAGGTGATATTATTTTAAATAAATTATTTATTTAA
- a CDS encoding S41 family peptidase, producing the protein MDINKNIGYLNLPNFDNENFKKKLLKILKEVKGKKKLIIDIRNNKGGLTGNAMWLLSYLTNKKITFVFEYNNKKLKK; encoded by the coding sequence ATGGATATAAATAAAAATATAGGATATTTAAATTTGCCGAACTTTGATAATGAAAATTTTAAAAAGAAATTATTAAAAATTTTAAAAGAAGTAAAAGGCAAAAAGAAATTAATTATAGATATTAGAAATAATAAGGGCGGTTTAACAGGTAACGCTATGTGGCTTTTGTCTTATTTAACAAATAAAAAAATTACTTTTGTATTCGAATATAATAATAAAAAATTGAAGAAATAA
- the rbr gene encoding rubrerythrin: MKSLKGTETEKNLLKSFAGESQARNRYTYFASQAKKDGYKQIEAIFIETADNEKEHAKRFFKFLEGGDLEITATYPAGKIGTTLENLKAAAAGENEEWTELYPEFARVAEKEGFAEVAQAYKAISKVEKEHEERYKKLIENIENDKVFKKSEVVRWKCRNCGYVYEGEEAPAKCPACLHPRDYFELKEKNY; this comes from the coding sequence ATGAAAAGTTTAAAAGGGACTGAAACAGAGAAAAATCTATTAAAATCATTCGCTGGAGAATCACAAGCAAGAAATAGATATACATATTTTGCATCACAGGCGAAAAAAGATGGTTATAAACAAATAGAAGCTATATTTATAGAAACTGCAGATAATGAAAAAGAACATGCTAAAAGATTTTTTAAATTTTTAGAAGGTGGAGATTTGGAAATAACAGCTACATATCCTGCAGGAAAAATTGGAACAACATTAGAAAATTTAAAAGCAGCAGCAGCAGGGGAAAATGAAGAGTGGACAGAATTATACCCTGAATTTGCAAGAGTGGCAGAAAAAGAGGGGTTTGCAGAAGTAGCACAAGCTTATAAAGCAATATCAAAAGTGGAAAAAGAACATGAAGAAAGATATAAAAAATTAATAGAAAATATAGAAAATGACAAAGTATTTAAAAAATCAGAAGTTGTAAGATGGAAATGTAGAAATTGTGGGTATGTCTATGAAGGAGAGGAAGCACCAGCAAAATGTCCAGCTTGTTTACATCCAAGAGATTATTTTGAATTAAAAGAAAAAAATTATTAA
- a CDS encoding S41 family peptidase, with translation MKGNGFFNGKLILLINENTFSAANLFAGVIKKYKIGELIGEKTKGGIGVPFAFVLRDNSIVFIPVVSIYIGEDKENFSNGVESTIYEKDEVINGKDEILGKTLKKYIKKIQ, from the coding sequence TTGAAAGGTAATGGATTTTTTAATGGGAAATTAATATTACTAATTAATGAGAACACATTTAGTGCTGCTAATTTATTTGCCGGAGTTATAAAAAAATATAAAATTGGAGAATTAATAGGAGAAAAAACGAAGGGTGGAATAGGAGTTCCGTTTGCTTTTGTTTTGAGAGATAATTCAATTGTTTTTATTCCTGTTGTTTCTATTTATATAGGAGAAGATAAAGAAAATTTTTCTAATGGAGTAGAATCAACTATTTATGAAAAAGATGAAGTTATAAATGGAAAGGATGAAATTTTAGGAAAAACTTTAAAGAAGTATATTAAAAAAATCCAATAA
- a CDS encoding peroxiredoxin — MGVKVEEEVKKFILPNQDRVEIKLEDYKGKWIVLYFYPKDNTSGCTTEALEFTKLKREFDNELAVIIGVSKDSPRKHKNFIKKHEIGIELLSDENLEVINGYGLWKLKKMYGREYHGTERTTLLIDPHFKIVYKWEKVKPKGHAEKVLEKIREFNR, encoded by the coding sequence ATGGGGGTTAAAGTAGAAGAAGAAGTTAAAAAATTTATTTTGCCAAATCAAGATAGAGTAGAGATTAAATTAGAAGATTATAAAGGGAAATGGATAGTGTTATATTTTTATCCAAAAGATAATACATCCGGTTGTACAACTGAAGCCTTAGAATTTACAAAATTAAAAAGAGAGTTTGACAATGAGTTAGCTGTAATAATAGGAGTAAGTAAAGATTCGCCAAGAAAACATAAAAATTTCATAAAAAAACATGAAATAGGAATAGAACTTTTAAGTGATGAAAATTTGGAAGTAATTAATGGATATGGATTATGGAAATTAAAAAAAATGTACGGAAGAGAGTATCATGGAACTGAGAGAACTACACTTTTGATAGATCCACATTTTAAAATTGTGTATAAATGGGAAAAAGTAAAACCAAAAGGACATGCAGAAAAAGTATTAGAAAAAATAAGAGAATTTAATAGATAA